TCGGCGGCGATCATCCTGCTCAAGATCTTCCAGTTCTGGTCCGCCGGGCTTTCCAAGCGGGCTTTTGTGGAGCCGGCGCTCGACAAGATCGAAAGCGGCGACCTCGCCAGTTCGCTTGAGGTGCTGAAGAAGCAGCGGACGCCGCTTGCCCGGGCGATGGCGGCGGGGGTGCGCGCAAAAATGCGCGGCGACCTGCGCGACGAGGACGTGGCGTCGGAAATCGTTCGTGTCGGCACGATGGAGATCGGTTCGCTGCAACGCTATCTCCGCTGGCTCGAAGTCATCGGCAATATCTCGCCGCTGCTCGGCCTACTTGGCACGGTTATCGGCATGATCAACGCCTTCCAGAGCCTCGAAGAGGCGGGAACGCAGGTGGACCCGGCGCTGCTTTCGGGCGGCATCTGGGTGGCCCTGCTGACGACGGCCGTGGGCCTTATCGTGGCGTTGCCGGCCATCACCGCGCTCAACCTGCTCGAAGGCAAGATCGATCAGGTGCGGCTGTCGATGCGCGATGCCTCGGCCCGTGTGATTGCGGCGCTGCATGCGCGGCAAGGGCCGACACAGTCGAAGGCGGCGCAGTAGCCTCGAAAGGGAGCAAAACCCATGTTCGAGGAACCCGTTCGACGCAGGGGGATGGCCAGTCTGACGCCGCTTATCGACGTGGTGTTTCTGCTGCTCATCTTTTTCATGCTGACGACTTCGTTCATGCAGACGCAATCGCTGTCGGTGGTGACGCCGGCGCCGAGCGCGGACGAACTGCCCACCGATGCGCGCGTTGTCGAAATATGGCTGATGGGCGACGGCACGCTCAGGCTTGACGGCAAGCCCGTGGAGCGGACGGCGCTGACGGCGTCTCTCCGCGAAGCCATCGGCGAGCGCAAGGACATGACCGTCACGATCCTCGCCGAAAAGGGATCGCGCACGCAGGCGCTGGTGGCGGCTGTCGAGGCGGCACGGCAATCCGGCGCGAAGGCCGTGGGTACGGCGCGCGTGGAGAAAATCAGGCCATGATCGAATTCGACGAAGAACAGCCCCGGCGGCAATTCGAGACGCTGATTCCGCTTATCAACGTGGTGTTTCTGCTGCTGATCTTTTTCCTGCTGGCGGGCACGATGACGCCACCCGAACCCGTGGCTGTTGCCCTGCCGCAGGGAGAACTCAACGACCGGGAACGCGACCTGCCGGCGACGCTCATCATGGAAGCGGACGGTTTCGTGTGGCTTGGCGACAGGGTGGTGGACGCGAAGATTTCGGGACCGATGGTGGAGCGATATCTGGGCGAGCAGGGAACGAAGCGCGTCGCCATCAAAGCCGACCAGGAAGCGCCGGCCGAAGCGCTGCTTCTCCTGATGGAGGGGTTGCGGGAAGTCGGCGTGGAACAGGTCACGATCCTGACGGAGCGCGGCAAATGACGGCGCCGGCGACAACTTACAGACGCGCCGAAGCCGAGATGGAAGGGCGCGACTTCAAGCTGCGCAATTTCATGATTGCGTCGGTGCTGCTGCACTCGCTGCTCTTCCTGTCGCTGCTGCTGACTTTCGGCGGAATATTCGGCGGGCCGGGGCCGGGCGGCGGAGAGGCCGTGACATTTCAGCTTGCCGCCGGTTCGGCCAATGACCGCTATGCGGCGCCGCCGGAGCCCGTGCAGAAGCCGGAGCCGCCGAAGCCCGAGCCCGTGAAGCCGCCGGAGCCGAAAAAGGAAACGGTGGTCCGCAAGGATGCGAAACCGATACCGCCGCCGGAAGTGATACCGGAGCCGACGCCTGAAGCCTCCGAGCCGGCGGCGAGCGCCGGTGGCGGCATCCAGGATGGCACGAGCAGCGGCGCCGGGGGCGATGCGGCGGAAACCATTCTCAACAAGAAGGGCAACTCGCTGACAGCCGGGCAAATCCGCTCGCAGATGACGGGAAAGACGTTTCATCTGGAGATGGGCCGGATCGAACTCGAGGGCGGCAGCCGCCTCATCAATACGATCATCAAGCTCAATCCCGATGGCACGACGAATGTCGAGCTGATCCAGTATTTCGCCCAGACCTATCACCGCGGTACTTCTTCCACGCGAAGCCGCCGAGGCGACGGCAGCTGGTGGATCGAGGGCAACCGCTGGTGTCACAGGTCGGAAGAAATTCAGTACAACACGCCGGACTGTTACGACATGACGATGGAAGGCAACATCGTGCGGCTCTATTACGGGCCCTGCTCGGCGAAGTCCTCCCAGCTCTGCAAGACCGGGCGCATCGCCGCCGAAGGCGAGATACGCTAGGTTCCGGAAAAAATTCGTCGGGAAATACGGCGCCGCGTTCCGACGCGGTGCCGCTTTTTTGCGCTTTGCGGGCGCAGCCTGTTAGATAGGCCTCCAGTGAGAAGCGCGAGGAGGCAAGGCGTGAGCAAGGTCGCATTTATCGGGCTTGGCGTGATGGGATACCCGATGGCTGGTCATCTCGGAAAGGCCGGGCACGTGGTTACCGTCTACAACAGGACCGCGGCGAAGGCGGAACGCTGGGTGGGCGAGCATGGCGGCACCCAGGCGGCGACACCCGCGGAAGCGGCCGCGGGCGCGGAGATCGTTTTTGCCTGTGTCGGCAATGACGATGATCTGCGCGAAGTGACCGCAGGCGCGGAGGGCGCCTTCCAGAAGATGGGGCAAGGGGCAATCTTCGTCGACCACACGACGGCTTCCGCCGCTGTGGCGCGCGAGCTTCATGACGAAGCGAAAGCGCGCGGCATCTCCTTTATCGATGCGCCGGTTTCGGGCGGGCAGGCGGGCGCCGAAAATGGCGTGCTGACGGTGATGGCCGGCGGCGACGAGGGCGCATTCGCGAAAGCGGCGCCCGTCATTTCAGCCTATGCACGGATGGCGCGGCTGCTCGGCCCATCGGGCGCGGGGCAGCTGACCAAGATGGTGAACCAGATATGCATTGCCGGGCTGGTGGAAGGACTGGCGGAAGGGCTGCATTTCGCGAAACAGGCGGGGCTCGACGCCACCGCCGTGATCGAAACGATTTCCAAGGGCGCGGCGCAAAGCTGGCAGATGGAAAACCGTTACAAGACCATGATAGAGGGCAAGTTCGATTTCGGCTTTGCTGTCGACTGGATGCGGAAGGACCTCGCCATCTGCCTCGACGAGGCGAGGCGGAACGGCGCCCATCTGCCGGTGACGGCGATTGTCGATCAATTTTATTCCGAAGTGCAGGCAATGGGCGGGCGGCGCTGGGACACATCGAGCCTTATCGCCAGATTGGACAAGACATGACGAGCGCCGCGCGGCAACTGCGTTTTGCATCTGTCACGGATGTCATCCAGCGGCTCGACCCCTCCTATCCGGTGTTCTGCATTTTCCCGGATATCCTGAAGACGCGGGCGCGGAGCTTTGTCGAGGGATTTCCCGGGACGGTGCTTTATGCCACCAAATGCAATCCTCACCCTTATGTGCTGAAGGCGCTGTCGGATGCGGGCATTCATCATTTCGATACGGCGTCGATTTCCGAAATCGCGAAGGTGACGGAGCTACTGCCGGAGGCGCATTGCTATTTCAACCATCCGGTGAAGGGGCGCGGCGCGCTGGAGGCGGCGGCGGATGTTTACGGGATCACCGATTATGTGGTGGACCATCCCGACGAGCTCGACAAGGTGATCTCGATTGCGGGCACCGACATCACAATCGAAGTGCGCATCGCGACGCCGAAGGGGAAGGTGGTCTATGACCTTTCCGCGAAGTTCGGCGCGGCGCCCGAGGGGGCGGTGACGCTTCTCAAGGAAGCGAGCAGGCGCGGATGCCGGACCGCCATCGCCTTTCATGTCGGCAGCCAATGCCTCGACCCAGACGCCTTTCGCGTCGCCATGGAGATGGCGATGAGAGTGGCGGAGGAAGCGGGAGTGAAGCTCGAATATCTCGATGTCGGCGGCGGCTTTCCCGCCATCTACAAATCGAATGTGCCGCCGCTGCAGACCTATTTCGACACCATTGCGGCGGCAAGGGAGCGGCTCGGGATCGAGGTGCCACTGTTTGCCGAGCCCGGACGAGCGCTGGTTGCCGAAGCCTGCTCGGTGCTGACGCAGGTGCATCTGCGGAAGGGCGACGATCTTTATATCAATGACGGCATTTACGGCTGTCTTTCCGAAATCCGGGACGGAGACCTCGATCCGCCGGTGCGGGCGCTGACGAAGGATGGCAAGGTTGAAGGGGAGCTGCGGCCGTTCCGCATCTTCGGGCCGACCTGCGACAGTCTCGATGTGCTGAAGCTGCCATTCTATCTTCCTGAGAATATCCGCGAAGGCGACTGGGTAGAGTTCGGGCTTATGGGCGCATACTCGATCGGAATGCAGACCGGTTTCAACGGGTTCATCACCGATACCATCGTGCGCATAGACGGCATGCACGAGGACTTTGCCTTTTAACCAAAACTTTATGCTCCGTTCACGGATCGTTCTCCAATTAAGGTTGACACCGATGTTAACGGCGATAACATGTAAATTATCGAGACAAAGCAAGAACGTGAATCGCGAATGCGCCTTCGAGGCCAGAAGACGACATATCATCATGGCGACCTTCGGCGCGGGCTGATGGAAGCAGCAATGACGCTGATCGACATTCGCGGACGCCATGCGCTGACGATGCGCGAGGCAGCGCGGCGGGCGGGCGTTTCGGAGGCGGCGCCTTACCGGCATTTCGCCAATCTCGACGAGCTGCTTGGGGCGGTCGCCATCGAGGGCTACGAGATATTGATTGACGATCTGGAAGCCGTGGGCAGCGCGAAGGCGGTGCGGGAAACCTATCTCGCTTTCGCGCGCGATTTTCCCGGCCGTTACGAATTGATGTTCGGGCGGCTTGGCGACAGGAAATCCGCAACGAAGCGCAAACGGCTCGCGGCGGAGGTGGCCGAGCTTACGGAACGGGCGGGAGGACTTGCCGCGCTCCATGGCGAGGCATCGCTTGCACTTGCGGGGCTTACGCCTTGAGGAGCCTCGCCGCATCCAGCGCGAAGTAAGTCAACACGCCATCGGCACCGGCGCGCTTGAAAGCCATGAGGCTTTCGAGGATCACGCGGTCTCTGTCGAACCAGCCGCGCTCGATGGCGCCGGCGATCATCGAATATTCGCCGGAAACCTGATAGGCGAAAGTCGGCATGCCGAACTCGGCCTTCACGCGAGACACGATGTCGAGATAGGGCAGGCCCGGCTTCACCATGACCATGTCGGCGCCTTCGGCGATGTCGAGGGCGACTTCGCGCAGGGCCTCGTCGCCATTCGCGGGGTCCATCTGATAGGTGCGCTTGTCGCCCTTCAGGGCACCCGACGAACCGATGGCGTCGCGGAAGGGGCCGTAGAAAGCGGACGCATATTTCGCGGCATAAGCCATGATCTGGGTGTTCGTATGTCCTGCCGCTTCGAGTGCGGCGCGGATCGCGGCGACGCGGCCGTCCATCATGTCGGAGGGCGCGATGATGTCGCAGCCGGCTTCGACCTGAACAAGCGCCTGCGCGACCAGAGCCTCAAGCGTCTCATCGTTCAGGATGACGTCTCCGGCAAGCAGCCCGTCATGGCCGTGGCTCGTGTAGGGATCGAGCGCGACGTCGCAGAGAATGCCGATATTAGGCACTGCGGCCTTGATGGCACGGGTGGCGCGGCAGACGAGATTGTCCGGGTCGGTGGCGAGCGAACCGGTCGCGTCGCGCTTTCCGGTGGGGGTGAAGGGGAAGAGGGCGATGACCGGAATGTCGAGCGCGGCGGCTTCCTCTGCGGCGCGGACCGCCTCATCGACGCTGCGGCGGTGGACGCCCGGCATGGTCGAGACGGGCTCCAGGACGCCATTGCCCTCGGTCAGGAAAATCGGCCAGAGAAGGTCGTTTACCGAAAGGCTGTTTTCCGCCACGAGCCGTCGCGACCAGTCGACCTTGCGGTTGCGGCGCATGCGGATGGCGGGAAAGGAGGGGGCGGGGCGTTGTTTTTCGGTCATGCGAAACTCATAGCGCCAAGGCGGGACGGGTGCAATGTGCCCGAATGTCCGGAGGAGCCCGTGTTCCGCAGCGTAAGGAGGGCGCTTCGTTGACAGGCCGAAGGGCGGCCAGTATCACGCTCACAAGCCGGTTTCGAGGGTTGGCGGCTATCCGGGAGGAAAGAAACATGCGCTTCGATCTCACCGAAGAGCAGCAGGCATTTCAGGATGTGGCGCGCAACTTTGCGACCGATGAGCTGGCCCCCCATGCGGCCGATTGGGACCGGGATGCCTTTTTTCCCGTGGCGACGATGCGCAAGGCGGCGGCGCTCGGCTTTGCCGGAATTTATGTGCGCGAGGATGTGGGCGGCTCGGCGCTGACGCGGCTCGACGCGGCGCTGATATTCGAGGCGCTGTCGGAGGGCTGCACATCGACTGCGGCGTTCATGTCGATCCACAATATGGCGTCGTGGATGATCGACCGCTTCGGCAATGAGGAGCAGCGTCAGAAATGGCTGCCGCGCCTGACGCCGATGGATCTCATTGCGAGCTATTGCCTGACGGAGCCGTCCAGCGGATCGGACGCGGCGGCATTGAAGACGAAGGCCGTGCGCGATGGCGACCATTATGTGCTGAACGGTTCGAAGGCTTTCATTTCCGGGGCCGGCACTTCCGACCTCTATGTGTGCATGGTGCGGACCGGCGAGGCGGGCGCCAAGGGCGTTTCCTGCATCGTCGTGGAGAAAGACACACCGGGCGTTTCCTTCGGTGCGCCGGAACGCAAGATGGGCTGGAACAGCCAGCCGACGGCGCAGGTGATTTTCGAGGATGCGCGCGTGCCGGTGGCCAACCGGATCGGCGAAGAGGGCGAAGGCTTCAAGATCGCCATGATGGGGCTCGATGGCGGGCGGCTCAATATCGGCGCCTGCTCCCTCGGCACGGCGCGGGCGGCATTGAAGCGGGCGAAAGATTATCTCGGCGAGCGTGAACAGTTCGGCAAGAAGCTCGCCCAGTTCCAGGCATTGCAGTTCAAGCTCGCCGACATGGCGACGGAGCTGGAAGCGGCGCGGCTGATGATCATGCAGGCGGCAACAAAGGTCGATGCGAAGGCGCCGGACGCGACAATGCATGCCGCGATGGCGAAGCGGTTCGCGACGGATGTGGGCTTCAACGTCATCAACGAGGCGCTGCAGATTCACGGCGGCTACGGGTATCTGAAGGATTTTCCGCTGGAGCGGCACCTGCGCGATGCACGCGTGCACCAGATACTCGAGGGAACGAACGAGATCATGCGCGTCATCATCGCGCGCGAACTACTGAAGAGCTGACATGAGCGAAGAACCTGAAGTCCTCTTCGAGCGGCGTGGGGCCGCGGGCATCGTCACGCTCAACCGGCCAAAGGCGCTCAATGCGCTGACGCTCGGCATGGTGCGCGCGATCCATCCGCAGCTCGCGGCGTGGGCGGAGGAACCCAATGTGCAATGCGTCGTCATCGAGGCGGCGGGCGAGAAGGCGTTCTGCGCAGGCGGCGACATTCGCGCGCTCTACGATTGGGGGCAGGCGGGAGACAGGACGGCGCTCGATTTCTGGCGCGAGGAATATCAACTCAATCGCTTCATCAAGCATTATCCGAAGCCTTATGTGGCGCTGATGGACGGGATCAACATGGGTGGCGGCGTCGGCCTTTCCGTGCATGGTTCACATCGCGTGGCGACCGAGAGGCTTACCTTTGCGATGCCTGAAACCGGCATTGGACTTTTCCCCGATGTGGGCGGTACTTATTTTCTGCCGCGCTGCCCCGGCGAAACGGGACTTTTTCTCGGGCTTACCGGTGCGAGGATAAAGGCGGCGGATGCCGTTTATGCCGGCATTGCGGACGCCTATGTTCCGTCGGTGCGGCTTGAGACGCTGAAGGATCGCCTGGCCGGCGGCGCGCCGGTACGCGAGGCGCTTGGCGAAGTTGCGGAAGAAGAGGGTGCGGCGCCGCTCGCCGAACTGCGCGGGACGATCGACCGGCATTTCGGGAAGAATTCCGTTGCCGAGATTCTCGCTTCGCTTCGCGCGGATGGGGGCGAGTGGGAGACAAAGACCGCGGATACAATCGAAACCAAATCGCCGACAAGCACGCTTGTCGCTTTCCGGCAAATTCGCGAGGGCGCGGCGCTCGACTTCGATGCCTGCATGAAGCTGGAGTTCCGGCTCATCAACGGCTTTGTGAAAGGACACGACTTCTATGAAGGCGTGCGGGCAGTCGTGATCGACAAGGATCAAAATCCGAAATGGAAGCCGGAAACGCTTTCCGACATGAATGTGGACGATGTGGACGGATATTTCGAGCCGCTCGGTGCGGATGAGCTGACATTCGGCTAGGCGGCAGAGGGAGGACGGCATGGCGAAGATCGGATTTATTGGACTCGGCAATATGGGCGGGCCGATGGCGAAGAACCTCGCCAAGGCAGGACATGCGCTCAAGGTGTTCGATCTTGCGCCCGCGGCTGTTGCGGCGCTTGTCGAAGCCGGTGCCACAAAAGCGGCGAGCGCGAGCGACGCGGCGAAGGACGTCGAATTCGTCGTAACGATGCTGCCGGCGGGCGAGCATGTGCGCTCGGTCTATTTGGGCGAAGGCGGCCTCTTGTCGGTGGCGGCGAAGGGTACGGTTTTCATCGACAGCTCGACCATCGACGTTCCCTCTGCGCGGGAGACGATAGCGGCGGCGGAAAAGGCCGGCATGATGATGATCGACGCGCCTGTGTCGGGCGGGGTAGGAGGAGCGGAAGCGGGCACGTTAACCTTCATGGCAGGCGGCACCGTGGATGCCTTCGAGAAGGCGAAGCCGCTGCTGGAGATCATGGGCAAGAATATCTTTCACGCAGGGGCGGCGGGAAACGGGCAGGTTGCCAAGGTCTGCAACAACATGATCCTCGGCATTTCGATGATCGGCGTTTCGGAGGCCTTCGTGCTGGGAGAGAAGCTCGGGCTCGATGCGCAGACGCTTTTCGATATTTCCTCGACGGCTTCCGGCCAGTGCTGGTCCATGACTTCCTATTGCCCGGTGCCCGGCCCCGTGCCTGCATCTCCCGCCAACCGGAACTACAAGCCGGGATTTTCAGCCGCGATGATGCTCAAGGACCTGCGCCTCGCACAGGATGCGTCCAAAACGGCGAGAACGCCGACACCTCTCGGGGCGCAGGCGGCGCAGCTTTACGCGCTCATGGAAGCGGCTGGGGAAGAGAATCTGGATTTTTCGGGGGTCATCAAGCTGATCCGCGGAGAAATATAGTTTTAAGCAACTTCTCTCCAGTTTGGCCCCGCGCCCGGCAGTTTAAGGCCTCGTTAGGACGAACGCACATAGAGTGACGAAAAGCGGGACAGAAGGTGCCGCTACGGCGTGATTTGTGCGAGTTCAGAGGCCAAACCCATGGGTATGACCAACCTCAAAACCGAAGCATTTGTGGAGGATCAGAAGGATCCGGGCCGCAAGGAAGCTTATCTCGAAGCCCTCACCTATGTTGAACGCCTTCACAGGCGGCTGCTCGATGTCATCAAGGACGAGCTGGACCGGACGCGTTGTTCGGAGATCAACAGTGTGCAGGCCCTGCTTCTTTTCAATATCGGCGACTCGGAAATGACCGCAGGCGAGCTCCGGACGCGCGGGCATTATCTCGGCTCGAATGTTTCCTACAATCTGAAGAAGCTGGTCGAAGCCGGTTATATCCATCATCAGCGCTCGCGCTCGGACCGCCGGTCTGTCCGCGTCAAGCTGACGGAAAAAGGCCGTGCGATCTGTGCGTCGATCAACGAGCTCTATAACAAGCACTGCATGATGATCGTCGAGGTGGGCGATATTTCGGCAGATGAACTGCGCCAGGCGAATGCGACGCTGTTCAAGCTTGAACGCTTCTGGACCGACCAGATCCGTTATCGGCTCTAGCCCGTTTACTCGCGCGACATGTCAGTCCCTGCGGCGTGGCGGCAGGGGGATGAACCCGCTTGTGCGCCAGACATAGTCGTCGTAGCCGGGGCGCGATTTGCGGAGGCCACGCTCGAGAAGCGCCTTGCCTGAGACGTTTACAAGAAACCATGTCATCAGGGCGGGGCCGATGGCCGTCCACCACAAGGCGGGCGAGGATGCGGCGATGATGAACAGGCCCCACCAGACAACGGCGTCGCCAAAATAATTCGGATGACGGGTCCATGCCCAGAGACCGCGATCCATCACCTTGCCGCGATTGGCCGGATCGGCCTTGAAAGCGGTGAGCTGAGCGTCGCCGATCGCTTCGAAGGCAAGGCCCGTGAGGACAAGAACAGTGCCGAGCACATCCGCGAGTGTGAGGCGGCCGGGTGTTTCGGCCATGATGCCGAACTGTACCGGCAGCGAGACGGCAAACATGATCGCCGCCTGCAGGCCGAAGACGATATAGAGGCTTTTCCACCAGAAGGAGGGGCCGCGTTTCGCGCGCATGGCGGCATAGCGGCGGTCCTCGCTCGCCTCCCGGCGCCAGCGGAGATAGAGGTGGCCGGCAAGACGCAGACCCCAGAGCGCGGTGAGGCCGGCAATCAGCGCGGCGCGGGTGGAGTAGCCGGGATTGAGGCTCCAGGTGGCGAGGGCGATGATGACGAATCCGAGGCCCCAGAAGATATCGACAATTCCTGCGTCACGCAGGATGACGCTGAGCACCCAGACCACGAGCATGGCCGCCAGCACGAAGCCGGCATTGAGCATGAGAGTTGCAATTTCACCACTCATAACGGAAGTGTGACCTATTCCGGGTCAGGCAACCAGAAAGTTGGAGCCTCATGGCGCATATTTCATGGCAGTCTGACGGTGTTGCGGGATCGGCAGGCATTGGCTGTCCCAAAATGGTAAAGAGAGCGGATGTTCTTGTGCTGGATGGGTTGCCGGCATTGCAAGTTGGGGCTGTGTAATCAAGGTGTTTACGAAGCCAATCCGGTTCCGGTTTTCGCAACGGGCCATATTCATCTGTGGATTGTTTGCGGCCTGGCTTTCCGCTGGTCCGGCCATGGCCGAGATCGCGAGGAATTACGGGCAGGACCAGACCCATTGGGTGGACCCCTGGCAGGCGGAGACGGGCGCGGCTGTTGCGGAAGCGCCGCCCTTCGAGCGGTCGTCAGCGCCGGTTCTCAGCGCCGAGACGCTGTTGCCGCTTACGCACGCAATCGAGACTTATCGCGTAATCGCCAATCTCGGCGGCTGGGGCTATGTGGCCTCCGGCGAACGGCTGGAGCTCGGTGTGCG
Above is a window of Parvibaculum lavamentivorans DS-1 DNA encoding:
- a CDS encoding MotA/TolQ/ExbB proton channel family protein, giving the protein MPEEESTVGGANGAPEAAAGAGDTMTNAADIIATSGGGDTWYSLGSLLDKGGPIVAILLVLSVISAAIILLKIFQFWSAGLSKRAFVEPALDKIESGDLASSLEVLKKQRTPLARAMAAGVRAKMRGDLRDEDVASEIVRVGTMEIGSLQRYLRWLEVIGNISPLLGLLGTVIGMINAFQSLEEAGTQVDPALLSGGIWVALLTTAVGLIVALPAITALNLLEGKIDQVRLSMRDASARVIAALHARQGPTQSKAAQ
- a CDS encoding ExbD/TolR family protein, coding for MFEEPVRRRGMASLTPLIDVVFLLLIFFMLTTSFMQTQSLSVVTPAPSADELPTDARVVEIWLMGDGTLRLDGKPVERTALTASLREAIGERKDMTVTILAEKGSRTQALVAAVEAARQSGAKAVGTARVEKIRP
- a CDS encoding ExbD/TolR family protein codes for the protein MIEFDEEQPRRQFETLIPLINVVFLLLIFFLLAGTMTPPEPVAVALPQGELNDRERDLPATLIMEADGFVWLGDRVVDAKISGPMVERYLGEQGTKRVAIKADQEAPAEALLLLMEGLREVGVEQVTILTERGK
- a CDS encoding NAD(P)-dependent oxidoreductase: MSKVAFIGLGVMGYPMAGHLGKAGHVVTVYNRTAAKAERWVGEHGGTQAATPAEAAAGAEIVFACVGNDDDLREVTAGAEGAFQKMGQGAIFVDHTTASAAVARELHDEAKARGISFIDAPVSGGQAGAENGVLTVMAGGDEGAFAKAAPVISAYARMARLLGPSGAGQLTKMVNQICIAGLVEGLAEGLHFAKQAGLDATAVIETISKGAAQSWQMENRYKTMIEGKFDFGFAVDWMRKDLAICLDEARRNGAHLPVTAIVDQFYSEVQAMGGRRWDTSSLIARLDKT
- a CDS encoding type III PLP-dependent enzyme, coding for MTSAARQLRFASVTDVIQRLDPSYPVFCIFPDILKTRARSFVEGFPGTVLYATKCNPHPYVLKALSDAGIHHFDTASISEIAKVTELLPEAHCYFNHPVKGRGALEAAADVYGITDYVVDHPDELDKVISIAGTDITIEVRIATPKGKVVYDLSAKFGAAPEGAVTLLKEASRRGCRTAIAFHVGSQCLDPDAFRVAMEMAMRVAEEAGVKLEYLDVGGGFPAIYKSNVPPLQTYFDTIAAARERLGIEVPLFAEPGRALVAEACSVLTQVHLRKGDDLYINDGIYGCLSEIRDGDLDPPVRALTKDGKVEGELRPFRIFGPTCDSLDVLKLPFYLPENIREGDWVEFGLMGAYSIGMQTGFNGFITDTIVRIDGMHEDFAF
- a CDS encoding TetR/AcrR family transcriptional regulator, giving the protein MRLRGQKTTYHHGDLRRGLMEAAMTLIDIRGRHALTMREAARRAGVSEAAPYRHFANLDELLGAVAIEGYEILIDDLEAVGSAKAVRETYLAFARDFPGRYELMFGRLGDRKSATKRKRLAAEVAELTERAGGLAALHGEASLALAGLTP
- the hemB gene encoding porphobilinogen synthase, with the protein product MTEKQRPAPSFPAIRMRRNRKVDWSRRLVAENSLSVNDLLWPIFLTEGNGVLEPVSTMPGVHRRSVDEAVRAAEEAAALDIPVIALFPFTPTGKRDATGSLATDPDNLVCRATRAIKAAVPNIGILCDVALDPYTSHGHDGLLAGDVILNDETLEALVAQALVQVEAGCDIIAPSDMMDGRVAAIRAALEAAGHTNTQIMAYAAKYASAFYGPFRDAIGSSGALKGDKRTYQMDPANGDEALREVALDIAEGADMVMVKPGLPYLDIVSRVKAEFGMPTFAYQVSGEYSMIAGAIERGWFDRDRVILESLMAFKRAGADGVLTYFALDAARLLKA
- a CDS encoding isobutyryl-CoA dehydrogenase; this translates as MRFDLTEEQQAFQDVARNFATDELAPHAADWDRDAFFPVATMRKAAALGFAGIYVREDVGGSALTRLDAALIFEALSEGCTSTAAFMSIHNMASWMIDRFGNEEQRQKWLPRLTPMDLIASYCLTEPSSGSDAAALKTKAVRDGDHYVLNGSKAFISGAGTSDLYVCMVRTGEAGAKGVSCIVVEKDTPGVSFGAPERKMGWNSQPTAQVIFEDARVPVANRIGEEGEGFKIAMMGLDGGRLNIGACSLGTARAALKRAKDYLGEREQFGKKLAQFQALQFKLADMATELEAARLMIMQAATKVDAKAPDATMHAAMAKRFATDVGFNVINEALQIHGGYGYLKDFPLERHLRDARVHQILEGTNEIMRVIIARELLKS
- a CDS encoding enoyl-CoA hydratase/isomerase family protein, with translation MSEEPEVLFERRGAAGIVTLNRPKALNALTLGMVRAIHPQLAAWAEEPNVQCVVIEAAGEKAFCAGGDIRALYDWGQAGDRTALDFWREEYQLNRFIKHYPKPYVALMDGINMGGGVGLSVHGSHRVATERLTFAMPETGIGLFPDVGGTYFLPRCPGETGLFLGLTGARIKAADAVYAGIADAYVPSVRLETLKDRLAGGAPVREALGEVAEEEGAAPLAELRGTIDRHFGKNSVAEILASLRADGGEWETKTADTIETKSPTSTLVAFRQIREGAALDFDACMKLEFRLINGFVKGHDFYEGVRAVVIDKDQNPKWKPETLSDMNVDDVDGYFEPLGADELTFG
- the mmsB gene encoding 3-hydroxyisobutyrate dehydrogenase codes for the protein MAKIGFIGLGNMGGPMAKNLAKAGHALKVFDLAPAAVAALVEAGATKAASASDAAKDVEFVVTMLPAGEHVRSVYLGEGGLLSVAAKGTVFIDSSTIDVPSARETIAAAEKAGMMMIDAPVSGGVGGAEAGTLTFMAGGTVDAFEKAKPLLEIMGKNIFHAGAAGNGQVAKVCNNMILGISMIGVSEAFVLGEKLGLDAQTLFDISSTASGQCWSMTSYCPVPGPVPASPANRNYKPGFSAAMMLKDLRLAQDASKTARTPTPLGAQAAQLYALMEAAGEENLDFSGVIKLIRGEI
- the ldtR gene encoding transcriptional regulator LdtR, with the translated sequence MGMTNLKTEAFVEDQKDPGRKEAYLEALTYVERLHRRLLDVIKDELDRTRCSEINSVQALLLFNIGDSEMTAGELRTRGHYLGSNVSYNLKKLVEAGYIHHQRSRSDRRSVRVKLTEKGRAICASINELYNKHCMMIVEVGDISADELRQANATLFKLERFWTDQIRYRL
- a CDS encoding DUF1295 domain-containing protein yields the protein MSGEIATLMLNAGFVLAAMLVVWVLSVILRDAGIVDIFWGLGFVIIALATWSLNPGYSTRAALIAGLTALWGLRLAGHLYLRWRREASEDRRYAAMRAKRGPSFWWKSLYIVFGLQAAIMFAVSLPVQFGIMAETPGRLTLADVLGTVLVLTGLAFEAIGDAQLTAFKADPANRGKVMDRGLWAWTRHPNYFGDAVVWWGLFIIAASSPALWWTAIGPALMTWFLVNVSGKALLERGLRKSRPGYDDYVWRTSGFIPLPPRRRD